CGACCCTATCGTCTCTTTGTAATTAAGTTGATAAGAGAAGGGTAAAGTCATAACTTTTCAAATGAAGAGAATAAAAGACGTGGCTACTCTTCATTGGTTTTGCGTTCACGAAAGtcgaatttaattatattagtaATCTAATTTCCACAGAGTATATTCTTCTAAAATAATCgtataatgtgttttttttttttggtatattttgttCATTCATCAATCAAATCATAATCATCTGCGTGTAAAACACATTCACGCCATCGTTGGTTTGGTTGACGTCTCAGATCTTTCTAATAAATCTTCCTCACGGTAACCCTAACTCTTTCGAATCTGCTCTTCAGTTTCTTCATCTGTGTTTTTGATTTCCTTCAGTTTCTACTACACATTCTCCTGAAAGCTTTAGTTATTCTAGATCCTTctccccaaacaaaaaaaaaaaaacgattccGTGATCTCCATTCTCGTAGATCACTTGTAGATTTGTTAgggatttggttttgattatttttagaaatttctgGTAGTGGAAATGGATTTCCCAGAGAATTTGCCATCGGATGTAGGGAGATTAGAGCAGATCGTATCTCATTTCTTCCCAAAGGCATTACACATAGTTCTGAATTCCAGAATCCCTTCGTTGCAATCTCGTGGTCGTACTCGTGATCGttgtttatcatcatcatcaggagCAGGTCTTAATAATAACGTTAGGAAAAGTGATAAATGGTTCAATCTTGTTATGGGAGATCGTCCCGCTGCGTTAGAGAAGTTGCATTCTTGGCATAGGAATATCTTGGATTCTATGATTATTGATATCATACTTGTTCATCCCACCACCATCCccactgatgatgatgatgatgatggttctGTTGTTAGACCAGCTGAGACTGTGATTGAGAGGTGGGTTGTTCAGTATGAGAATCCTTTGATTATGTCTCCTCAGAGTTCTGACTCTGTGACTCGTTATCAGAAGGTTTACAAGAAATCTATCATTATGTTGCGTTCTCTTTATGCTCAGACTCGGCTTCTCCCTGCTTATCGTGTCTCTAGGCAGCTTAGTTCTTCTCTTGCCTCTTCTGGTTATGATCTGGTTTACAAGGTTTCGTCTTTCAGTGATATTTTCTCTGGTCCTGTGACTGAAACTATGAAAGAGTTTCGTTTTGCTCCTGTTGATGTGCCTCCTGGTCGGCTTTGTGCCTCTGTTACTTACCGTTCTGACTTATCTGATTTCAATCTTGATACTCACATCACATTGCCTCCAAGAATTATAACCGATTATGTTGGAAGTCCTGCTACTGATCCTATGAGGTTTTTCCCGTCTCCAGGGAAAAGTATTGAAGGCACATCTTTTATTGGTAGAGCTGGTCGTCCTCCTTTGACTGGTTCATCTGCTGAACGTCCACATAGCTGGACCAGCGGCTTTCACAGACCTCCTGCTCAATTCCCAACACCAAACCAATCTTTTTCGCCTGCTCAGTCACATCAGTTTTCACCTGGTTTACACGATTTCCACTGGTCACGTACAGATGGTTTTGGTGACAGTCACCAGCTTTCACCTCCTTTTTCGCCATCGGGTTCTCCCTCTACTCCAAGATACATTTCTGGGAGTAACAGTCCACGGATTAATGTGAGGCCAGGGACTGCTCCAGTGACCATTCCTTCTTCAGCCACTTTCAACAGATACGTTTCATCTAACTTCTCTGAGCCAAGTAGGAATCCACTTCCTCCCTTTTCCCCCAAAAGCACAAGGCGCTCCCCTTCCTCGCAGGATTCTTTGCCTGGGATTGCATTGTACAGGAGTTCGAGAAGCGGAGAGTCTCCTTCTGGATTAATGAACCAGTACCCTGCCCAGAAGGTTatgcttctctctttttttgtgtctttcttAATAGAAGAACCTGATCACAATGTTTTGCATTGCCTTATCTgatatgttttttaatatactcTTCAGCTGTCAAAGGACAGCAAATACGATTCCGGCCGCTTCTCAGGGCTTCTGTCTTCAAGTGGCTCACCAAGATTCGGGTTTTCTAGGAGTCCTAGTAGATTATCGTCCCAAGACGACTTGGATGACCCTGACTGTTCATGCCCTTTTGATTTCGATGATGTTGATGAGTCAGGACTTCAGTACAGGTACGTGGATTAGTTTTCTGAAATCTTTACATAGAGAGCTGGTCAATGACAAGATGTCATCACGAAAACACTCGTATGTTAGATGTCTAGTGTAATGTGAAATTGGTTGACATTGACAATCTGTACCTGGCCTTTCTCTTACTTTCGTCTCTTTATCATTTTTTGTCTGTCAATTTAGGAATATTAGTCTTTGGTAATACATAATGACATAAATTTTGCAAATTTCTCGGTGCAGCCAAAGTCTTGACAGGAGGAAAGCTTCAAGCTCTATATCACAGTCGCTACCTATAGGGAGAAAGTCATCACAGGACGCAGCGGTTGGTGTTCTGGTTCACATGCTAAAGACAGCACCACCATTGCGACAAGATTCAAGCACTTACATGGCATCAATGTCTGGGGTTCAGAGAGAAGGTTCAGTATCAGTGTCAGTGTCAGGTACTGAATCTGAATTTTCGATGGCTCGAAGCACATCAGATGCACTAGAGGAGCTGAGAAACTACAAGCAGCTCAAAGATTTGCTTCTATCAAAATCCAAGAGTGGATCTGGATCAACTCGTGTCCACTGAGCCAAACCAAATAGCGATCAAGAAAATTTCGAATGTATGTTTGTAAATATGGATTTGATGACGAATAACGTAACTCTGTTGTATATTCCCAAAGAGCAATCACGTTTTAATTTCTGTGAGAGAACTTGCTTTTGAATATgcacataaaataaaacttgaatcTTTTCACTGTAAAGTAGTGAGATttgtacagtttttttttgttgttgttgctgattgATCAGAGAAATCCTTACTTTTCTCGTCAGTGACACCTGCTTAAGGATGAAACATGAAATACCAAAAATGCTGTAAACCGAGCTCACCGGAGAATTACTCGTTTTGTGACATTGCAGAGTTCATCTATAATCAAGTGAACAAAAACACTAACGTCCGGATTCATGAGTTtggttcatatatatacatattagattATTAGGGCAAAAAGTCACTAGATGAGTAACACACACGGTTACTCTTTAGCttcaacgagagagagagagtttaaaACGCAATGCTCATTTAGATAAAGTATACacctaaacacacacacaaagtcAGCTTCGAATAGCCATCCACAATAAGCCTTTGAATCTACACAAATTCAGCTAGTGCAAGCTTTCCCCAAATCTTTGCGTTTGTTTTTTACACACAAAACAAAGCTCCAAAGCCCTGCTTGCCTTCACAAAAAACTGACCCAAAAAATGTCTCTTCTGTCTCCTGCACAACTACtgagaaacacaaaaacataagacACCGCAGATATGAATAGATTATAGTTTCGATCAAAAGTAGCTCTTATGAGTTTTTTTACCTCCTCTAGATGGTCCAATGACTCTTTCTCACACATTCTGTTTTTACACTTTGATCTCAAAATACAATTCCTAACAGGCTTTAGAAGAGATATCCCCAGTCAATAGCGTCCCTCGAAACCCTTCTTCGATATCTTGACCTCCCGTTTTCTTATCGCATAACTCATCTGTTGAAACATCAAGATGAACATTATTTTTCATGGACATCTCACTGACCAGACAGCAAAATAATGGTAAATTTGGTTACCAGCAATATCGCGGTGTTCATGCATCTCAGAATCTCTCACCCAAAGCTTGTCACCAGGGAATATGTTCATGTCTGCAAGGGTTGCAGATTCCTGATCAATCACTTTTGTGCCTTTGTAAAGTTCCTGGTTTTCCTTCATCACctgcatatattatataaccCCCGTTCTGTTGTGTATCTGCAAGTAATCTACTGAAACGAAAAAAACACTACGTCTAAAAGAATCTTACCCCAAGTAATTCCCATATCATCATCTTTAATTGGTACACAGTCGTTGTTGCAGACACTTTCAGACTTGTCAGGTTTCCATAATTTGTTCTCCGAGATCGCTTTGAAGTACGCCGATCCACCTCAAAGCTGGTGTCAGATACCTCTAACATTGCTTTTGGAGCTTCCTTTCCACGCACAAGGCAGACAAATACATCTCCCTCAGAGTAACTAAGTTTCTGCATCAACTCACAGCTTTCTCTGTCTCCTATGCATTCCTCACAAATCTAGCGAAAACAAAAGATCCTGTTAAATGTGAATCTATTCATGTAAGTCATACGATAATCAATGCGAATGCAACTGATCACAACTGCTTTTGTAAAAAACAGCATAACGTAACGCATCTAGACCAATGTGAAATGCTAAGCCAACATTGCCATTCAATAATATTTCACAAGCTCAAgatgttgacaaaaacaaaaggctCGAGGTAAATATAACTGATAGTCTGCTACATGTATTGGAACACAATAATGCAAATACCTCTGGAGATGCCCTTAGAATAAGCTGTCGAGCATCGATGTCCATATTATCATCAGGAGAAGAATGCTTCTCAAGATCAATGACGTTTGGGGATGAACTTTGCTCTGTATTGTCACCAACCTCAATAAGAGCAGATACTCCATCCTCCATGAGCCCTCCCCACTCCTCACAGAAATATTTCCAATCAAGCTCAGAGATGATTGTCAGCTTGTCAGTCTAGAAAAGAGGTGCAAGAATACTAGGATTAGATCAACGTCAGCATTCTCTATCTCAAGTCTCTGATTGAGACTAAAAACAGCCACAGAACACGAGAGCGGATGTAAACTGAATtgacaatcaaaatacaaatttgtTGAACTCAGAAcatgatttcttttatttctctcaGTGAAACAGCAATCACACCACAGAACCACGGAACCAAACCATCAGAACCAGTAACAAGGGTACATTCTCCCAAGCTCCAAAACCAGTCCCAAAACACTCCGACACCTCTCCACACTTGATTAACCTCTTATTTATACTAACCTTACTTCTACAGAAACAAGTTATTTATGTTCATGACAAGTGTTTGTTGAAgcctctctctgtttttgatgAACACTTATCAGTTCCCCATTCCGATATTGGCTTACTGTTTCAAACGGTTTCAAAATAGATTGGGAATTATCTCACGGTATATGATGCACTTACAGATGGATTTTTCTGAAAAAATGAGCCACGTTTGCAGATAAGTTCAGGGAGCCTTTCAAGGAGGCGTGTGTGCTGAAACAAACAACCATAGGAACAAACCATTAGTTTTATGCTCAAAACTGGAAGTGCGAAGGTGATATAAGGACTGCTGATACATGACAGCTTATATTTACCCGCGTTTACTAAcacatattaaaatagttttatgaGGGGAAACAGAGAAAGCGGTCAGGGTAACCGATTTAGATTTAAGCTTTTCTGTCCATATAGAGCTTTACCCCACAAAATTCAACTGCCAGAAATTGGAAACCTACTCACTGCCGAGAAATAAATCTTACCTTCTTGCATTTGAGAGTGTTAATGACTCCATCAAGACGTTCAGGCTCAGGAGCTGACGAACTATTTTTTCCAGTCATGTTAATATAGATTCTCCATTGCACTAGCCACGGAGATGGTAACAAGAAATATCGGCATTGCGGCGTTAATGGTATACCCTTTCCCGTGGCTAACTTCTCGTGATTTTGGCGCTGCTTCATCTTTAATGTTCTGTTGCATCAGatagaaggtaaaaaaaatacttaaaagagTATCACgaccaacaaaaataataactaatcaTGGTTTACCTTAGTGAATCCTCGAAACAGGCAGTCTCAGAAAGTTCTTCTGTGCAGTGACAACATTGGCTGGAGTCCAAATGGAAACAAGTACAATCTGCCGTATCTTCTGGCATCAGTTTTAGAGCATCTTCCACGAGGAATGACCAGAAATTCTCTGGAACTAGAACTCTTTTGCCCCCTGGCGCTTGTTCTGGCATTAGCTTTCCATGATTGCACGTAATTGCATTTGTGGGCCCCGCATCTGCTTCAGTGGGAGCATCaaagtttttcctttttacccATTGCTGCAACCTGGAAACATGCTATTACGCTTTAGGAGCtagatattttaaaacttagattTAGTGTAGTAGGTTAGCGTTAGTCTCAATAGCATCTATTGAAGAACAAGCTAATTGTGGAAACACCccacaaaataatattaattaagtggTACATAAATTAAAGGGTCATCTGCATATACATCAAGCTGTCAATACGCACAAAGAAGCAAAATGGTATTATCAGAAACCTATAACTTACAGGACACTGGGATACATACCATGCTTTAGAGATATAATACATTCCGTCCTCACACTTTCCCGAAAGAACATCACTTGCTATGCTTTTCATGAATGTTCTTCGATCCCTATAACTGTCAGACGAGACAACCATGCGAGCACCATCCATAAGGCAGTCCCTGCAGTAATCCCCTTTCCCTAACTTTGGTCCACCATTGAACTAAACGTAATAGAAGATGATCGCATCAGTAAAGTGTTGAGATAAGAGTGTCGAAAAATCCAGCAAAGAGTTCTTGCACATGATACTTGAACAGAAATCTGTCCACTGGAATCTAGATTCTatgaaattttctaaaaactggTTAACGATGGCTGCtatgcaaaaattaaaaacaagaaaatttctGTCCTGAAAAAAGGTATGAAACTAACCCATGAGTCACACAAAGTTTATTATTGCATACCTTTGATTCTAACTTGGCCCATGCAAGTTCAGATATTCGCTTCATGCAGTTCACTTTTGAGGCAAGAACTTTCCCATGGGAACACAGTAAAGGGGTGTTGTCCAAAGCGCTACATCATACAAGAACAAATATAATCAAGAACAATTAAAGGTGTGGATGTGATCTGATTTGCTAAATAGAAAATCAGATAAACCAGTTACCATTACCAGTTAGCTAACTTATTTGGTGTGGGGTACAAAAGTCGCTATCATATTCTAATAAATCTTAGATGATGCAGCTGAACGATGTAATATTTGTTGTAGACATAAATGCATCGTCTGTTGAAAGCAGTGCCATGGCACATGCATGTAGAGAATAACAACAAATACATGTACGAGAAAGCTTTACTTACGGAGGCAAAGTGGTATCAGCCCATAGACGAAGCCAATCTGTGGAGATCCAAAAATATTGTTCTTCAAGTGACTGAACAGCAGCTTCTGAAAGTATTGTCCGTACTTCTTGCCTTCTTTCAGTCAAAGcattcaattctttttcttttcttaaagtAAACTGCTTGCAACTCTCAAGGAATACTGCATTCATGGTATTGATCCATTCATAAAGATGTAACGGAAGACCTTCAAGCTGTTGAACACTACCAACTTCTCCTTTACTTATGTCAATAGGATTTTCCCTTTGTCCTCCCTGATTTTCCTGTTTACCGCTTCTTAAACTATACATCAGCATATAAGCATCACTGGATGAGAAAACCTCTGACTGAATGAGATCTGTGGTATTCCCACTACTAGTCCCACCATTACTCTCGGGTTGTggagtggaagaagaagcttcattGAATGGACGCTTACCCAGTTCTGACACATGTTCATCATCAAATTCCCACCACAAGCCAGTCTTTTCATCTTTTATGTGTGCAACATAATGTCCGCTGTTCACAGCGCTTCCTTTGTGGATTAACACAGCAGAGAGATCGTATATCAACTCATTTTGCAAAGACTCTGTCAATCTCGATTCCATATCCAGCACTTGAGGAAAGGAAAATGAGGAAGTAATTTTCTTCTTAGCTGTTGTCTGTTGAGATGATCAAGGCAAAGAAAATGAGAAGTTTAGTAAGTTTATCTAAGATTAAATAGGACAGAAATGATGATTAGAGACAAGCATAAAAACATGCAAGCCTGTATCAAGAGAAGGAAAATGAATGAGAATTGACCATGAGTAAAATTTCGATAACTCAGTCAGCCAACGATAACATACAAGAAAATCACCTCAGCACTTGTAACACACAAAGACATACAAGATGTAAAGATGCTTCTCGTTGATAAAAAGTATGCAGGAATATGATTGGATTTTTATGCAAATCACAAGAATTGACTATTAAGTAAACAAGTGCAGataattttctctttaaaattgATTCATGAACCAAGGCATATTAAGATCGAGGAAACCACCTTAGGAAGGAAAACACATCGTTTAAGCTGAAAAGTGATAACTGGAGGTAGTGTCCGCAGCTTAATGCAGCGTGTGGCATCTACTCTAGCATTGCAGCTTCcacaaaaatattgattatCGCCATTGAGGTGCTCCAAGCTAAGGTAATCATTCAAACTAGCATCCAAAGTTTTGAGGCCCTTAATATTTAACTCAAGGGCATAAAAATCTTCCACTTTTGACGAAGCTTCGGAATCCCTTCCACATTTTGAGCACCTGCAtgacaagaaacaacaaatgaCAATGACAccagaaaaatcaaatatgattcATCACATTTGCCCTTACATAACTCAgataaaaaatactaatttgctttaaaaccatataaatcttcttaaaaatatataaaaaagctcAATCTTACGTGGTCACATGCGAGACACTACCACGGAAGAGATCTTGAACTATTGTTTGGGCCTTGAAAACTCCAGAATGGCGTAAGCAACGCTCaagcaaagaaagaagcaaTGTCAAGAACTCATGGGTGTCCTGTTGAACCCCATTATCCAACTCCAACGTCTTCACAAAAGCATCTGAATCAACAAAAGCCTTTTTGCTAGCATGCAACTGCGCAAAAAGCCGAGCAATCTGATCCAAGACAGGGTACTGCTTCAAGACATCAACCTCGACAGAAAAAACACCTTCCCGAAAAGCAGTATTCATGTACAGACACTGGAGTATACTGTTGGCATAGCAAGTAGCACCCAAATTGGTGAGACCAGCCGGTGTAGAGTCAGAATCACGGAGATCAAAGGTCGGATCTGGACCAAGAGACTGAATGATTTCAGACGTTTTCTGCCACAAACCCGATTTCCTGCTTCCATTAACCGGTGGAACCAGCCCACAGAAGCAGTTGGGATTGTCACGAGTGTTAACACGACAACCTTGACAAACTGGCTTCCATATCATGAAAAGTTGGTTAATGTCATCATCAGTCACATCATTTGCCTCGTGAATTTTcctgtaccaaaaaaaaaaacatatttttatgaaaaagaaacaagGTAAAATGCAAGCTTTTACGAAGAGGCTTAATGTTGAAGAAggtgtggtggttgtgttatatAATTGTACCGGAGAATCTGAGAAGAAGGATCAACGGCGTCTGATGgtctttgtcttttgtttttgtttcggGTGTTAGGTCTACTCATTGTATCACCACCCAGTAACAAtcgaaaaccctagaaaaacgAATATCACAGCAAACATTTGTTAAAACAACACCATTCGATTTCCAATTCAACGAGAAATTcgaaacaagaacaagaaattcATCTCGGcgtttcaagaaaataaaaaaaaaccctaaatcaaaaatGCAAACTCCAGGAGATGAGAATCGCATCTAGGGTTAAAACGATTCAGGTCGAAACCCAGATCGATAAAGGAACAGTGATTAAATTATAATCACCCAAGAATTTACAACAACaacgaagaaagagagagagcgagagcgaAGAAGAGGAAAGTACCTGAGAATTCAACGAGTTGATTAGCAAAGTAGAGAGCTTCTCTCACCAGAGCTCAAGCTTCTCCGTCTTCTTCAACTCCTTCGTCTTCTCTCCCTCAgcgaattctattttttttttcctctttaattctatttcacttttttttggttccccCCAGTTGTGTTTCTCTCGTCCCGCGCTCTCTTATTTCAGATTATACatgttaatgaaaaaaaaaagctaaaactcATCAATTAACTAAGATTTATATTACAATTATGGTAGATTTTATATCCCATATTCATGAGATTTCATACCATAAAAACTCTCAAGCTAAACTTAGATATGTGCATTTAATGTCCTAATAACTCTAAATTGACCAAAATTAACCCAGAACGAGCCAGGTGTTGTGTGTGAGATTTGGCTCATCCAAATCTGTGCGACACCCTTTTGATCAACAACATGTAAACCTTAATTAACGTCTCAGAGATCGAACATTTGACCAACATGTAACCCTTAATTAACGTCttgcaagcaaaaaaaaaaacaaggattatgtttgtgagttgtgacaaacccataaaaatacaacaaacattTAAGAAACTTTAAAGACACATATGAGATGAAACAGAATCATCAAGCTTTATCACCATAGGAGGATCTCTTGCTGCCACTTGATCTGTCATCATCATAACGACTTCGACCCCTGTTCGAGTATTCACGCTCTCTGCTTActctatcatcatcttcatcttccttcgCACGCCTTCCGTCACCTCTAAACCTGTCCTCCTTATCACCTCTGTACCTATCTCTGCCACGCTTATAgtcttcctcatcctcctcaCGTCTCTGTCTGTATCTACCCCTGTCATCATCTCCTTTATCGCTGTCTTCTTCCTCCATGGCTCGACCTCTATACCTATCCTCTTTTTCAATTGTTCCATGTCTCTTAACAGCATCATCACTTCTATACCTGTCCCTCCCATTGTTATTGTAGTCATCATCCTCCTCTCTTATGTGTCTCCTTCCTCGTTGGTAACTTTCATCCTTTAGCTTCCTCCTGTTTTCATACTCAGCCTCACTGTCATCAGAGTCTTTAGCAACTTTCTTGCCACGTGAATCACTTATGGACTCGTCGTTGCCATGCTTTGACACAGCCTCTTCCTCATCTTTTTTCTGGCTCATTCCTGCACTGTAAGCTTCTACTTTACTGCGCAACTGTTTCTTGTTCTCATACTCAGTCTCACTGTCATCAGAGTCTCTTGCAGCTTTCTTGCCACTAGTACCATCTCTATAACTGTCTTTTGaacgactgaactccaagtcttccTCATCTCTTTTCTGCTTTTGTCCTCCACGGTAAGCTTCTTTNGAAGAGGAAAGTACCTGAGAATTCAACGAGTTGATTAGCAAAGTAGAGAGCTTCTCTCACCAGAGCTCAAGCTTCTCCGTCTTCTTCAACTCCTTCGTCTTCTCTCCCTCAgcgaattctattttttttttcctctttaattctatttcacttttttttggttccccCCAGTTGTGTTTCTCTCGTCCCGCGCTCTCTTATTTCAGATTATACatgttaatgaaaaaaaaaagctaaaactcATCAATTAACTAAGATTTATATTACAATTATGGTAGATTTTATATCCCATATTCATGAGATTTCATACCATAAAAACTCTCAAGCTAAACTTAGATATGTGCATTTAATGTCCTAATAACTCTAAATTGACCAAAATTAACCCAGAACGAGCCAGGTGTTGTGTGTGAGATTTGGCTCATCCAAATCTGTGCGACACCCTTTTGATCAACAACATGTAAACCTTAATTAACGTCTCAGAGATCGAACATTTGACCAACATGTAACCCTTAATTAACGTCttgcaagcaaaaaaaaaaacaaggattatgtttgtgagttgtgacaaacccataaaaatacaacaaacattTAAGAAACTTTAAAGACACATATGAGATGAAACAGAATCATCAAGCTTTATCACCATAGGAGGATCTCTTGCTGCCACTTGATCTGTCATCATCATAACGACTTCGACCCCTGTTCGAGTATTCACGCTCTCTGCTTActctatcatcatcttcatcttccttcgCACGCCTTCCGTCACCTCTAAACCTGTCCTCCTTATCACCTCTGTACCTATCTCTGCCACGCTTATAgtcttcctcatcctcctcaCGTCTCTGTCTGTATCTACCCCTGTCATCATCTCCTTTATCGCTGTCTTCTTCCTCCATGGCTCGACCTCTATACCTATCCTCTTTTTCAATTGTTCCATGTCTCTTAACAGCATCATCACTTCTATACCTGTCCCTCCCATTGTTATTGTAGTCATCATCCTCCTCTCTTATGTGTCTCCTTCCTCGTTGGTAACTTTCATCCTTTAGCTTCCTCCTGTTTTCATACTCAGCCTCACTGTCATCAGAGTCTTTAGCAACTTTCTTGCCACGTGAATCACTTATGGACTCGTCGTTGCCATGCTTTGACACAGCCTCTTCCTCATCTTTTTTCTGGCTCATTCCTGCACTGTAAGCTTCTACTTTACTGCGCAACTGTTTCTTGTTCTCATACTCAGTCTCACTGTCATCAGAGTCTCTTGCAGCTTTCTTGCCACTAGTACCATCTCTATAACTGTCTTTTGaacgactgaactccaagtcttccTCATCTCTTTTCTGCTTTTGTCCTCCACGGtaagcttcttttttctttcgcAGTGGTTGTTTATCATCCTCTGACTCAGGCTCACTAACATCAGAATCATGCCTCTTTCGTCCAGCTCTGCTTTGTTCATCAATTTTATCCCTTACTTCTTTAGAACCAGATCGGTTGGAGGGTCGACTCTTTTTGTGAGACTTTCTAAGTTTCTTGCTGTCATCACTCTCAACTTCTTCAGAATCAGAAGAAACACTTCTTTGGCTTCTACTGCGTTTCTTTGTagccttcttccttcttctcttctttccatCATCACTGTCAGAGTCAGactcagaatcagaatcagagcTGCTAGAGTCACTTTCACTATCACTTTCTTGTTGACGACCCTTAGCCTTCTTCTTAGAGCGCCTTCTACGGTCACGTTCATGTTCATCAGACTCATCTGATGAATCACCATGTCTTCTCCTCTTGCTCTCCTTTTTCTTGTGACGCTTCACTTCAACCATCTCATCATCACCCCGCTGCTTCTTGCTTTCCTTAACCTTGCCACCATCTTTCACATCTAAAtcctcatcaagcttcttcctcCCACTATCTCGGTCCAAAAACGAATGTTCCCGCCTCTCTTTCAATATACCTTGATAAGCCTCAGGTGCTGGCTCATCATCAATAATACCCTCTTCAGCCACCTGTTGCTGATCAGGCAAACCCAACGCAGCTCGAAACGCTTCCATCTGCTTCTCTTTCCTCGCAGCAACCTGATGAGTCTGAGTATCAGAAATCTTCGAGTCACCAGTCCCATCACTCTCTTCATtagaagcagcagcagcttcaAGATTCAacctagcttcctcaagcttcTGAGCAATCTCAGCATCAGAATAACCCTGATCAGCAAGCTTATCCTCAAGAATAGCAAGCTTAAGATGAATCTGACGCTTACGGTCATGCTCAAGGATAGCTTTATTGGGTTTCTTAGATAAACCAGCAGTACC
The sequence above is drawn from the Camelina sativa cultivar DH55 chromosome 4, Cs, whole genome shotgun sequence genome and encodes:
- the LOC104780781 gene encoding pre-mRNA-splicing factor cwc-21-like isoform X2; its protein translation is MYNGIGLQTARGSGTNGYVQTNKFFVRPRTGGKPANGGKGFEDDQGTAGLSKKPNKAILEHDRKRQIHLKLAILEDKLADQGYSDAEIAQKLEEARLNLEAAAASNEESDGTGDSKISDTQTHQVAARKEKQMEAFRAALGLPDQQQVAEEGIIDDEPAPEAYQGILKERREHSFLDRDSGRKKLDEDLDVKDGGKVKESKKQRGDDEMVEVKRHKKKESKRRRHGDSSDESDEHERDRRRRSKKKAKGRQQESDSESDSSSSDSDSESDSDSDDGKKRRRKKATKKRSRSQRSVSSDSEEVESDDSKKLRKSHKKSRPSNRSGSKEVRDKIDEQSRAGRKRHDSDVSEPESEDDKQPLRKKKEAYRGGQKQKRDEEDLEFSRSKDSYRDGTSGKKAARDSDDSETEYENKKQLRSKVEAYSAGMSQKKDEEEAVSKHGNDESISDSRGKKVAKDSDDSEAEYENRRKLKDESYQRGRRHIREEDDDYNNNGRDRYRSDDAVKRHGTIEKEDRYRGRAMEEEDSDKGDDDRGRYRQRREEDEEDYKRGRDRYRGDKEDRFRGDGRRAKEDEDDDRVSREREYSNRGRSRYDDDRSSGSKRSSYGDKA
- the LOC104780781 gene encoding pre-mRNA-splicing factor cwc-21-like isoform X1 gives rise to the protein MYNGIGLQTARGSGTNGYVQTNKFFVRPRTGGKPANGGKGFEDDQGTAGLSKKPNKAILEHDRKRQIHLKLAILEDKLADQGYSDAEIAQKLEEARLNLEAAAASNEESDGTGDSKISDTQTHQVAARKEKQMEAFRAALGLPDQQQVAEEGIIDDEPAPEAYQGILKERREHSFLDRDSGRKKLDEDLDVKDGGKVKESKKQRGDDEMVEVKRHKKKESKRRRHGDSSDESDEHERDRRRRSKKKAKGRQQESDSESDSSSSDSDSESDSDSDDGKKRRRKKATKKRSRSQRSVSSDSEEVESDDSKKLRKSHKKSRPSNRSGSKEVRDKIDEQSRAGRKRHDSDVSEPESEDDKQPLRKKKEAYRGGQKQKRDEEDLEFSRSKDSYRDGTSGKKAARDSDDSETEYENKKQLRSKVEAYSAGMSQKKDEEEAVSKHGNDESISDSRGKKVAKDSDDSEAEYENRRKLKDESYQRGRRHIREEDDDYNNNGRDRYRSDDAVKRHGTIEKEDRYRGRAMEEEDSDKGDDDRGRYRQRREEDEEDYKRGRDRYRGDKEDRFRGDGRRAKEDEDDDRVSREREYSNRGRSRYDDDRSSGSKRSSYGDKA